A genomic window from Streptomyces sp. 846.5 includes:
- a CDS encoding 6-phospho-beta-glucosidase, translating to MKITVVGGGSTYTPELVDGFARLGFPVREIALVDPDSHRLAVIAPLARRILARQGHPAEITTTADPDRGIEGADAVLLQLRIGGQDARHIDETLPHACGCIGQETTGAGGLAKALRTVPVVLDIAERVARLAPEAWIVDFANPVGIVTRALLDAGHKAVGLCNVAIGFQRTFADWLGVDHQRITLDHVGLNHLTWERSVRLDGVDVLPQLLASHGQALADRLHMPIDVVRRLGVIPSYYLRYFYAHDEVLAEQLVEPSRAEQVAGMERELLRLYADPALDQLPALLTQRGGAYYSEAALQLVHALTADTGDTLVANVRNNGTLPFLSDDAVIEVPSRVGAHGATALPVDPVDPLFAGLIAHVSAYEELALSAALRGGVERVSTALLAHPLIGQIDMAEQLAHKLVAANRAHLRWA from the coding sequence TTGAAGATCACCGTTGTCGGCGGCGGATCGACGTACACGCCCGAACTGGTCGACGGCTTCGCCCGGCTCGGCTTCCCGGTCCGGGAGATCGCCCTGGTCGACCCCGACTCGCACCGGCTCGCCGTCATCGCCCCGCTGGCCAGGCGGATCCTCGCCCGGCAGGGCCACCCCGCCGAGATCACCACCACCGCGGACCCCGACCGGGGCATCGAGGGCGCCGACGCCGTACTGCTGCAACTGCGCATCGGCGGCCAGGACGCCCGCCACATCGACGAGACCCTGCCGCACGCGTGCGGCTGCATCGGCCAGGAGACCACCGGCGCCGGCGGCCTGGCCAAGGCCCTGCGCACCGTCCCCGTCGTCCTGGACATCGCCGAACGCGTCGCCAGGCTCGCGCCGGAGGCCTGGATCGTCGACTTCGCCAACCCGGTCGGCATCGTCACCCGCGCCCTGCTCGACGCCGGGCACAAGGCGGTGGGACTGTGCAACGTCGCCATCGGATTCCAGCGCACCTTCGCCGACTGGCTCGGCGTCGACCACCAGCGGATCACCCTGGACCACGTCGGCCTGAACCACCTCACCTGGGAGCGCTCGGTACGGCTGGACGGCGTGGACGTGCTGCCGCAGCTGCTCGCCTCCCACGGCCAGGCCCTCGCCGACCGGCTGCACATGCCGATCGACGTGGTCCGCCGCCTGGGCGTGATCCCCTCCTACTACCTGCGCTACTTCTACGCCCACGACGAGGTCCTGGCCGAGCAGTTGGTCGAACCGTCGCGGGCCGAGCAGGTCGCCGGCATGGAACGCGAACTGCTGAGGCTCTACGCCGACCCCGCGCTGGACCAGCTGCCCGCCCTGCTCACCCAGCGCGGCGGCGCGTACTACTCCGAGGCGGCCCTCCAACTGGTGCACGCGCTCACCGCCGACACCGGCGACACCCTGGTCGCCAACGTCCGCAACAACGGCACGCTGCCGTTCCTGTCCGACGACGCCGTCATCGAGGTCCCCAGCCGGGTCGGCGCGCACGGTGCGACCGCCCTCCCGGTGGACCCGGTGGACCCGCTGTTCGCCGGACTCATCGCCCATGTCAGCGCCTACGAGGAACTGGCGCTGAGCGCCGCCCTGCGCGGCGGCGTCGAGCGTGTCTCCACCGCGCTGCTGGCGCACCCGCTGATCGGCCAGATCGACATGGCCGAGCAACTCGCCCACAAACTCGTCGCCGCCAACCGCGCACACCTGCGGTGGGCCTGA
- a CDS encoding carbohydrate ABC transporter permease produces the protein MSPHRAARSRARRRKVLVWIAQHAVAVGLACAFIGPIVFVLLTSVMTDQQSLSSQLWPRHWQWSNYTAVFSTAPFGTWLLNTVVYAVAATAAMLLSSIPVAYALARFRFKGRNTAFLAVITMMMLPPQVLVIPMYLMWARLHLTGTIWPLVIPSLFGDAFSVFLLRQFLLTIPEDYLNAARVDGCSELKVLTRVVLPMMRPAVVAVALFAFFNAWNDYYGPLIYTGETPSHWTLAVGLASFKTSHAVHWNLTMAATVIAMAPVILVFLFAQKAFIEGVTLTGVKG, from the coding sequence ATCTCGCCGCACCGGGCCGCCCGCAGCCGGGCCCGCCGCCGCAAGGTCCTGGTCTGGATCGCCCAGCACGCCGTCGCCGTCGGCCTGGCCTGCGCCTTCATCGGGCCGATCGTCTTCGTCCTGCTGACCTCGGTGATGACCGACCAGCAGTCGCTCAGCTCCCAACTGTGGCCCCGGCACTGGCAGTGGTCCAACTACACCGCGGTGTTCTCGACCGCCCCGTTCGGCACCTGGCTGCTGAACACGGTGGTCTACGCGGTCGCCGCCACGGCGGCCATGCTGCTCTCCAGCATCCCCGTCGCCTACGCGCTGGCGCGCTTCCGCTTCAAGGGCCGCAACACGGCCTTCCTCGCCGTCATCACCATGATGATGCTGCCGCCGCAGGTCCTGGTCATCCCGATGTACCTGATGTGGGCCCGGCTCCATCTGACCGGCACCATCTGGCCATTGGTGATTCCCTCGCTGTTCGGCGACGCGTTCTCCGTCTTCCTGCTGCGCCAGTTCCTGCTCACCATCCCCGAGGACTACCTCAACGCCGCCAGGGTCGACGGCTGCAGCGAACTCAAGGTCCTCACCCGGGTCGTGCTGCCGATGATGCGCCCCGCCGTCGTGGCGGTCGCCCTCTTCGCCTTCTTCAACGCCTGGAACGACTACTACGGCCCGCTGATCTACACCGGCGAGACACCGTCCCACTGGACCCTGGCCGTCGGCCTGGCCAGCTTCAAGACCTCCCACGCGGTGCACTGGAACCTGACCATGGCGGCCACCGTCATCGCCATGGCGCCGGTGATCCTCGTGTTCCTCTTCGCCCAGAAAGCCTTCATCGAGGGCGTCACCCTGACAGGAGTCAAAGGTTGA
- a CDS encoding sugar ABC transporter permease — protein MTTLPLVAPALRTRRRRNRLRVLLYLSPGLVGFAVFLIYPLAMTVWLSFTNSNMFSPAQFVGLRNYRFMLDSDPQLWQAVRNTGWLVVIMVPAQVLFALGVAMVTARLKAGAGLFRTLFYLPALAPPVAATVAFVCLFNPASGPVNHLLGLFGIQGPLWFDSPTWSKPALTLLSLWGSGTVMVIFLAALLDVPAEQYEAAELDGANPWQRFRYVTLPAISPVVLFASVTGVIAALQYFTQAVVAANVANGSIQAAPGYPDGSTMTFPEELYTAGFNQFHAGYACAMAVVLFVVAMACTLVLLRRASGYDPQHTQESPL, from the coding sequence ATGACCACACTGCCCCTCGTAGCGCCGGCGCTGCGCACCAGGCGCCGCCGCAACCGGCTCCGCGTCCTCCTCTACCTCTCTCCCGGACTGGTCGGCTTCGCCGTCTTCCTCATCTATCCGCTGGCCATGACGGTCTGGCTGTCCTTCACCAACTCCAACATGTTCTCCCCGGCCCAGTTCGTCGGGCTGCGCAACTACCGCTTCATGCTGGACTCCGACCCGCAGCTGTGGCAGGCCGTCCGCAACACCGGCTGGCTGGTCGTCATCATGGTTCCGGCGCAGGTGCTCTTCGCCCTGGGCGTGGCCATGGTCACCGCACGCCTCAAGGCGGGCGCCGGCCTCTTCCGCACCCTGTTCTACCTGCCCGCGCTGGCCCCGCCGGTCGCCGCGACGGTCGCCTTCGTCTGCCTGTTCAACCCGGCCTCGGGGCCGGTGAACCACCTGCTGGGGCTGTTCGGCATCCAGGGGCCGCTCTGGTTCGACTCGCCGACCTGGTCCAAGCCCGCGCTGACCCTGCTCTCGCTGTGGGGCAGCGGCACGGTGATGGTCATCTTCCTGGCGGCGCTGCTCGACGTCCCCGCCGAGCAGTACGAGGCGGCCGAACTGGACGGCGCCAACCCCTGGCAGCGGTTCCGCTACGTCACCCTGCCGGCGATCTCCCCGGTCGTCCTGTTCGCGAGCGTGACCGGCGTGATCGCGGCGCTGCAGTACTTCACCCAGGCCGTCGTCGCCGCCAATGTCGCCAACGGCAGCATCCAGGCGGCCCCCGGCTACCCCGACGGCTCCACGATGACCTTCCCCGAGGAGCTCTACACCGCCGGCTTCAACCAGTTCCACGCGGGCTACGCCTGCGCCATGGCCGTGGTGCTCTTCGTGGTCGCGATGGCCTGCACCCTGGTCCTGCTCCGACGGGCCTCCGGATACGACCCCCAGCACACCCAGGAGTCCCCGCTGTGA